A single genomic interval of Dyella sp. GSA-30 harbors:
- a CDS encoding TetR/AcrR family transcriptional regulator: MGVSKQQAIENKQAIVAAAAKLFRDRGVAAVGLAELTKAAGFTQGGFYNHFKSKDALVATVMGDAMDGAAAQFVASVEAAHAEAADPLRRRIEWYLSSEHRADIEEGCPISGFAGDIRRLSTQAQQSYAQGLARNFEQLASVIDGENSHEKRKAAIALFSQMVGALLLSRAVVEADPALADEILEDGRQAVGAGFVSSVA; encoded by the coding sequence ATGGGCGTTTCAAAGCAGCAAGCTATTGAAAATAAACAAGCTATCGTCGCTGCTGCGGCAAAGCTATTCCGCGATCGGGGGGTGGCCGCTGTGGGGCTGGCCGAACTGACCAAGGCTGCGGGTTTCACTCAGGGGGGCTTCTACAACCACTTCAAATCGAAAGATGCCCTGGTCGCCACCGTCATGGGCGACGCTATGGATGGCGCTGCAGCCCAATTCGTCGCCAGCGTCGAAGCAGCCCATGCGGAGGCGGCCGATCCGCTTCGGCGGCGAATCGAGTGGTATCTCTCTTCCGAGCACCGCGCTGATATCGAGGAAGGCTGCCCGATCAGCGGGTTTGCCGGTGATATCCGGCGATTAAGCACCCAGGCGCAGCAATCTTATGCGCAAGGTCTGGCGCGAAATTTCGAACAGCTGGCGAGCGTGATCGACGGCGAAAATTCACATGAAAAGCGAAAAGCCGCTATCGCGCTTTTCAGTCAGATGGTGGGGGCGCTGCTGCTTTCGCGCGCCGTCGTCGAGGCAGATCCCGCTCTCGCTGATGAAATACTGGAGGATGGACGGCAGGCAGTTGGCGCCGGTTTTGTATCCTCGGTCGCATAA
- a CDS encoding PQQ-dependent sugar dehydrogenase codes for MKATLYPIRSWSSHLTLAAALAIGSMVPACTLAQESAATFQNAPPAAAAAKNPYAGQSEAIATGKTLYATDCASCHGAAAQGNGNVPALATASVKRASAGALFWFITHGSVNNGMPAWGGLPEAQRWQLVSYLQSLDTGTAQASTKAAASDAMVAGNWPAPKAPFTDFRYESPGTTRKITVADLPTPFATPSAGNAPQVVARPADAWPKAPAGFKVELFVTGLHNPRLLRTAPNGDVFVAETHAGQLSVFRGTTPDGHPKETQVFVKGLNAPFGIAFYPTGPNPQWIYIGDTDEVIRIPYRNGDLQARGKPEHIADLPHSDRGHSTRDVRFSPDGSRMYVSVGSASNVDDPDTTPGEKNRADILVFKPDGSDMHVFASGIRNAVGLAVDPKNGELWCSTNERDGLGDNLVPDYITHVQEGGFYGWPWWYMGAHQDPRHAGKHPELGSKAIIPDVLLNPHNASLELTFYDGSQFPAEYRGDIFAAEHGSWNRSARVGYEVIRVPRHGGTRASGEYQDFLTGFVLPNGQAWGRPVGVTVATDGALLVSDDGGNVIWRVSHVKE; via the coding sequence ATGAAAGCGACGTTGTACCCGATCCGGTCATGGTCTTCGCACCTGACGTTGGCTGCCGCGCTCGCCATTGGCTCGATGGTTCCAGCCTGCACACTGGCGCAGGAGAGCGCAGCAACCTTCCAAAACGCTCCGCCTGCGGCAGCCGCTGCCAAAAACCCCTATGCCGGGCAATCGGAGGCCATCGCGACAGGCAAAACGCTCTATGCGACCGATTGCGCCAGCTGCCATGGCGCAGCGGCGCAAGGCAATGGCAACGTACCGGCGCTGGCCACTGCAAGCGTGAAACGAGCCAGTGCAGGAGCGCTGTTCTGGTTCATCACCCATGGCAGCGTGAACAACGGCATGCCCGCCTGGGGCGGCTTGCCCGAAGCGCAGCGCTGGCAATTGGTGAGCTACCTGCAGTCGCTCGATACAGGAACCGCGCAAGCATCGACCAAGGCTGCCGCCAGCGATGCGATGGTGGCCGGAAACTGGCCCGCACCCAAGGCACCGTTCACCGATTTTCGCTACGAATCCCCCGGCACCACGCGCAAGATTACCGTCGCCGATCTGCCGACCCCGTTCGCTACGCCATCGGCCGGCAATGCACCGCAAGTCGTCGCGCGCCCTGCCGATGCATGGCCCAAGGCACCGGCAGGCTTCAAGGTCGAACTGTTCGTCACTGGCTTGCATAACCCGCGCCTGCTGCGCACCGCGCCCAATGGCGACGTCTTCGTTGCCGAAACGCATGCCGGTCAGTTGTCCGTCTTTCGCGGCACAACTCCGGATGGGCATCCCAAGGAAACCCAGGTTTTCGTGAAGGGACTGAACGCGCCGTTCGGCATTGCGTTCTATCCCACCGGCCCGAATCCGCAATGGATCTACATTGGCGACACCGACGAAGTGATCCGCATCCCTTACCGCAATGGCGATCTGCAGGCACGCGGCAAACCCGAGCATATTGCCGACCTGCCGCATAGCGACCGCGGCCACTCCACCCGCGATGTGCGTTTCTCGCCGGACGGTAGCCGCATGTACGTCTCGGTCGGCTCGGCGTCGAATGTCGACGACCCGGACACCACGCCGGGCGAGAAAAATCGCGCCGATATCCTGGTCTTCAAACCCGACGGATCGGACATGCACGTTTTCGCTTCGGGCATTCGCAACGCGGTAGGGCTTGCCGTCGATCCGAAGAACGGCGAGCTATGGTGCTCGACCAACGAGCGCGATGGCCTGGGCGACAATCTGGTTCCCGATTACATCACGCATGTCCAGGAAGGCGGCTTCTACGGCTGGCCGTGGTGGTACATGGGCGCACATCAGGATCCACGGCATGCCGGCAAGCATCCCGAACTGGGCAGCAAGGCCATCATCCCCGACGTATTGCTCAATCCGCATAACGCATCCCTCGAACTGACGTTCTACGACGGCTCGCAATTTCCTGCCGAATATCGCGGCGACATCTTTGCGGCCGAACACGGTTCATGGAACCGTTCGGCCCGCGTGGGTTACGAAGTGATCCGTGTGCCACGCCATGGCGGCACGCGCGCCAGCGGCGAATATCAGGACTTCCTTACCGGTTTCGTACTGCCCAACGGCCAGGCATGGGGCCGGCCCGTCGGTGTCACGGTGGCGACGGATGGTGCGCTGCTGGTCAGCGACGACGGCGGCAACGTGATCTGGCGCGTGAGCCACGTGAAAGAGTAG
- a CDS encoding SDR family NAD(P)-dependent oxidoreductase, with protein MKLTGNTVFITGGGSGIGRALAEALHRLGNKVIIAGRRRHRLDEAIAANPGMEAIELDITDPASIERAAATLIADHPELNVLINNAGIMEPDTVAGKIDEALLTSTISTNLLGPIRMTSALIEHLKTKHNGIVAYTSSVVAFVPLAVTGVYSSTKAALHSYALSQRFMLRHTGVRVIEIAPPWVRTELMNSEEAELAMPLDEFIAETMAILGTDADENVVEAAKPFRANVGPGEHDFVNGFNEQALALFGGG; from the coding sequence ATGAAGCTCACTGGCAACACTGTCTTTATTACCGGCGGCGGCTCCGGTATCGGCCGCGCACTCGCCGAAGCGCTGCATAGGCTCGGCAACAAGGTCATCATCGCTGGCCGGCGGCGTCACCGTCTCGATGAAGCGATCGCAGCCAACCCAGGCATGGAAGCGATCGAGCTCGACATCACCGACCCGGCTAGCATCGAGCGCGCAGCGGCGACGTTGATTGCCGATCACCCCGAACTTAACGTCCTCATCAACAACGCCGGCATCATGGAGCCCGACACCGTCGCCGGAAAGATCGACGAGGCACTGCTGACCTCGACCATCAGCACAAACCTGCTCGGGCCGATCCGCATGACATCGGCGTTGATCGAACACCTGAAGACCAAGCACAACGGGATTGTGGCGTACACGAGTTCGGTAGTTGCGTTTGTGCCGCTGGCCGTTACCGGCGTTTATTCATCGACCAAGGCAGCACTTCACTCCTACGCCCTGTCGCAACGCTTCATGCTCCGCCATACCGGTGTTCGCGTCATCGAGATCGCGCCACCTTGGGTACGCACCGAACTCATGAACAGCGAGGAAGCCGAACTGGCCATGCCGTTGGATGAGTTCATCGCCGAAACGATGGCAATTCTTGGCACGGACGCGGACGAGAATGTGGTTGAAGCGGCCAAGCCGTTCCGTGCCAACGTGGGGCCGGGCGAGCATGACTTCGTCAATGGCTTCAACGAGCAGGCGCTTGCGTTGTTTGGTGGTGGCTAA
- a CDS encoding LysR substrate-binding domain-containing protein — protein sequence MSLPNLDMDALRTLVAILQLGSLHRAAERVGRSQSAVSQQMRKLENQLGEPLFRKRGRHVVLTETGELVHSYARRMLDLNDEAVRAVRGASVEGVVRFGLPGDFAESWLPATLGQFKKAHPAVRVDVSVERNGLLLERLDKGELDLVLVMGYASRSDAEPMATLPMAWIGPVESELVLRPNVPIDLALYESPCFFRRAGTEALDKASISWRLAYTTSSLQSLWAGVAAGLGITLRTTAGLPPSLMRLDEKHGLPPLPSVELCLHTGQGEMTPALAQLKRMVIDHASEHLGV from the coding sequence ATGAGCCTGCCCAATCTCGATATGGATGCCCTGCGGACCCTGGTCGCGATCCTGCAACTGGGCAGCCTGCATCGCGCCGCGGAGCGTGTGGGTCGTTCGCAGTCCGCGGTGAGCCAGCAGATGAGGAAGCTGGAAAACCAGTTGGGTGAGCCGTTGTTTCGCAAGCGTGGGCGGCATGTGGTGCTCACGGAAACCGGTGAGCTGGTGCATTCCTATGCACGCCGCATGCTCGATCTCAATGATGAAGCGGTCCGCGCCGTTCGAGGCGCGTCGGTGGAAGGCGTGGTGCGTTTCGGCCTGCCTGGCGATTTCGCCGAGAGTTGGTTGCCGGCGACGCTGGGGCAGTTCAAGAAGGCGCATCCTGCCGTTCGGGTGGATGTCTCGGTGGAGCGCAATGGCCTGCTGCTCGAGCGTCTGGACAAGGGCGAGCTCGACCTTGTCTTGGTCATGGGTTATGCGAGCCGATCCGATGCCGAACCTATGGCGACCTTGCCGATGGCATGGATCGGGCCCGTCGAATCGGAGCTGGTCTTGCGGCCGAATGTTCCCATCGATCTGGCGCTGTACGAATCGCCGTGTTTCTTTCGTCGTGCGGGCACGGAGGCGCTGGACAAGGCGTCCATTTCCTGGCGACTGGCGTACACCACGTCGAGTCTGCAGAGCCTTTGGGCAGGCGTGGCGGCGGGTCTCGGGATTACCTTGCGGACGACGGCCGGCTTACCGCCGTCACTGATGCGCCTGGATGAAAAGCATGGCTTGCCGCCATTGCCCAGTGTCGAGCTTTGTCTGCATACGGGGCAGGGTGAAATGACGCCGGCGCTTGCGCAACTCAAGCGGATGGTGATCGATCATGCGAGCGAGCATTTGGGCGTGTAG
- a CDS encoding threonine synthase: MPAIAYLECSRCHARLSADTPQTLCTQCPDAPAGALYVRYDLSHLHGSSPQDVVGEQAGTPWSGMWRYRAVLPDAAPISLGEGWTPMLRSKRHTGLWLKEEGANPTGSFKARGLSLAVTMARHYGLRKLAVPSAGNAAGALAAYAAAADIEAHIFMPQDVPLANYVEATAYGAHVTLVDGVISDCARIVGERKQSEGWFDISTLKEPFRVEGKKTMGYELVEQLGWEYPDAVFYPTGGGVGLIGMWKAFDELEQLGWVKPGKRPRMFAIQSSGCAPVVQAFDQGAAASQMWQNPETAASGLRVPKAYGDYIILDILKASGGMAVAVSDEDIFASLRDWAAHEGIFLSPEGAAATAAYTQLLNTGVLKASDRVVLFNTGAGLKYVDVTAAALGLRV; encoded by the coding sequence ATGCCTGCCATCGCCTATCTCGAATGCTCCCGTTGTCATGCACGGCTTTCGGCCGATACGCCGCAAACGCTGTGCACACAGTGTCCCGACGCACCTGCTGGTGCGCTGTACGTGCGCTACGACCTATCGCATTTGCACGGCAGCTCGCCCCAGGATGTCGTCGGCGAACAGGCCGGCACGCCATGGAGCGGCATGTGGCGCTATCGCGCTGTGCTACCCGACGCGGCACCGATCAGCCTGGGCGAAGGCTGGACACCGATGTTGCGCAGCAAGCGCCATACCGGGCTGTGGCTCAAGGAAGAAGGCGCCAACCCCACCGGTTCGTTCAAGGCACGTGGTCTTTCCCTGGCGGTGACCATGGCGCGTCACTATGGGCTGCGCAAACTGGCCGTGCCATCCGCAGGCAACGCTGCGGGTGCACTCGCCGCTTACGCGGCCGCCGCGGATATCGAAGCGCACATTTTCATGCCGCAGGACGTGCCGCTTGCGAACTACGTCGAAGCCACGGCCTATGGTGCGCACGTCACCCTGGTCGATGGAGTCATCTCCGATTGCGCGCGCATCGTAGGCGAACGCAAACAAAGCGAAGGCTGGTTCGATATTTCCACCTTGAAAGAACCCTTCCGCGTGGAAGGCAAGAAGACCATGGGTTACGAACTGGTCGAGCAGTTGGGTTGGGAGTACCCCGATGCCGTGTTCTATCCCACCGGTGGCGGCGTGGGTCTTATCGGCATGTGGAAGGCGTTCGACGAACTGGAGCAACTGGGTTGGGTCAAACCGGGCAAGCGACCGCGCATGTTCGCTATTCAGTCCAGTGGATGCGCACCGGTGGTGCAGGCATTCGACCAGGGCGCCGCTGCCAGCCAGATGTGGCAAAACCCCGAGACCGCCGCGTCCGGCCTGCGCGTGCCCAAGGCGTATGGCGACTACATCATCCTGGACATCCTCAAGGCATCCGGCGGTATGGCCGTTGCGGTGTCGGACGAGGACATCTTTGCGTCCTTGCGCGACTGGGCCGCCCATGAAGGGATCTTTCTATCGCCCGAAGGGGCCGCGGCCACCGCCGCGTATACACAGTTGTTGAATACCGGCGTGCTCAAGGCGTCGGATCGGGTGGTGCTGTTCAATACGGGCGCCGGGTTGAAATATGTGGATGTGACGGCGGCGGCGTTGGGGCTTCGAGTCTAG
- a CDS encoding helix-turn-helix domain-containing protein: MKPGTPDDQWREDCAPRRVLEIFATKWTSMILHALYAQHAGSARTGVLHRSLPGISQKMLTQTLRELEESGLVSRHVHDTVPPGVDYTLTELGQLMIQPIEWLYDWARANESALDALKPRSTSRRR, from the coding sequence ATGAAGCCCGGTACGCCGGACGACCAGTGGCGCGAGGATTGCGCGCCGCGGCGCGTCCTGGAAATCTTCGCCACCAAGTGGACCAGCATGATCCTGCACGCGCTGTATGCGCAGCACGCAGGAAGTGCCAGGACAGGTGTGCTCCATCGGAGCTTGCCGGGTATATCCCAGAAAATGCTGACGCAGACGCTACGAGAGCTTGAGGAAAGTGGCCTGGTGAGCCGGCATGTGCACGACACGGTCCCGCCGGGTGTCGATTACACGCTTACCGAACTGGGTCAGCTGATGATTCAGCCGATCGAATGGCTTTACGACTGGGCGCGAGCGAATGAGTCGGCTCTGGACGCCTTGAAGCCAAGGAGCACGTCGCGGCGACGCTGA
- a CDS encoding lipocalin-like domain-containing protein has protein sequence MKARTARNVLALLVSACSLWTSSALADQAAPPLSLAGTWTLVAADVQHPDGSVARDFGAKPSGLLLIDSKGRYSLQIFKAERPQFAEGDKAKGTDGEYKAVVMGSSTHFGTISVDSTSGTLVFHIQGASFPNWEGQQQSRHYEFKDNVLSYRVTPRPNGDIPISVWKRID, from the coding sequence ATGAAAGCTCGCACGGCACGTAACGTCCTCGCCCTGCTGGTATCGGCCTGCTCACTGTGGACGTCATCGGCGCTTGCCGATCAGGCAGCACCCCCGCTGTCACTGGCCGGAACCTGGACCCTGGTTGCCGCCGACGTGCAGCACCCGGACGGCTCCGTCGCACGCGACTTCGGTGCCAAGCCAAGCGGCTTGCTGCTGATCGACAGCAAGGGCCGCTATTCCTTGCAGATCTTCAAAGCCGAGCGCCCGCAGTTCGCCGAGGGTGACAAAGCGAAAGGAACCGATGGCGAATACAAGGCCGTCGTCATGGGTTCGAGCACGCACTTCGGCACAATCAGCGTGGACTCGACCAGCGGCACGCTGGTCTTTCACATCCAGGGCGCGTCATTCCCCAATTGGGAAGGCCAACAGCAGAGCCGGCACTACGAATTCAAGGACAATGTCCTGAGTTACCGCGTGACACCGCGACCGAACGGCGACATACCGATATCGGTCTGGAAGCGCATCGACTGA
- a CDS encoding thioredoxin family protein → MKKLLASALFLLLTPAYAADTAAPATIADALKQAAQQHRPVLVDFHAVWCYSCYYMASHVLNGSDWQAVERKAIVIEADADSPDGRQWMDKLKITALPSYVVLDEHGNEQGRILAEQPRQKFYPRVNAILSGSDALEPLKDKAAHGSTDALIAALDVFKARNDSATGLTWYAQLPANVRTAASGNARAVTSLEQLHLAQAKAGKDNAAILASAQKVLAGDPGCSRPYVLLDLLHASEKLPDAQRRSVLATQRKATDAYLDTQIFTATPNCADQRSAVIASADLDAATGDANAENALLDRAIDTTRHALGDNLTSDRNLADNLRVYLLRAKRSDELDAYQRKLIAAYPDDYVYAYRYGRSLLESNRPEAALPWLAQAADKAYGVNRLTVTGYQVQALKTLHRQNDAEQLVTAVLKENGPWFPEQVAELKAELKS, encoded by the coding sequence ATGAAGAAGCTTCTCGCCAGCGCCCTGTTCCTCTTGCTGACTCCGGCCTACGCCGCCGATACCGCCGCACCGGCCACCATCGCCGATGCACTGAAACAGGCCGCGCAACAGCATCGCCCGGTGCTGGTCGATTTCCATGCGGTGTGGTGCTACTCCTGCTACTACATGGCCAGCCACGTCCTGAACGGGTCCGACTGGCAGGCAGTGGAGCGCAAGGCCATCGTGATCGAGGCCGATGCCGATTCGCCCGATGGCCGCCAATGGATGGACAAGCTCAAGATCACCGCGCTGCCGAGCTATGTCGTGCTGGACGAGCACGGCAACGAGCAGGGCCGCATCCTGGCCGAGCAACCGCGGCAGAAGTTCTATCCCCGGGTCAACGCCATCCTGTCCGGCAGCGATGCCTTGGAGCCGCTCAAGGACAAGGCCGCACACGGCTCGACCGACGCTCTCATTGCGGCGCTCGACGTGTTTAAGGCGCGCAACGACAGCGCCACCGGGCTTACCTGGTATGCCCAGCTGCCAGCGAATGTGCGCACGGCCGCCAGCGGGAACGCTCGTGCCGTTACGTCGCTGGAGCAGCTGCACCTCGCTCAGGCCAAGGCCGGGAAAGACAACGCCGCGATCCTGGCCAGTGCGCAGAAGGTACTGGCCGGTGACCCGGGTTGCAGCCGCCCTTACGTGTTGCTCGATCTGCTACACGCAAGCGAAAAACTGCCCGACGCGCAGCGCCGTAGCGTGCTCGCCACACAGCGCAAAGCCACGGATGCTTATCTCGATACGCAGATCTTTACGGCAACCCCCAACTGCGCCGACCAGCGCAGCGCCGTGATCGCCAGCGCCGATCTGGATGCCGCCACCGGTGATGCCAACGCCGAGAACGCCCTGCTCGATCGCGCCATCGACACGACCCGCCATGCCTTGGGCGACAATCTCACCAGCGATCGCAATCTCGCCGACAACCTGCGCGTCTACCTGCTTCGCGCCAAGCGCTCCGACGAACTGGATGCCTATCAGCGCAAGCTGATCGCCGCCTACCCCGACGACTATGTCTACGCCTACCGCTATGGCCGCAGCCTGCTGGAATCGAACCGGCCCGAAGCCGCCCTGCCCTGGCTGGCCCAGGCGGCGGACAAGGCCTATGGCGTAAACCGCCTCACGGTTACCGGCTACCAGGTGCAAGCGCTGAAGACCCTGCACCGCCAGAACGACGCGGAACAATTGGTCACGGCGGTGCTGAAGGAAAACGGTCCCTGGTTCCCCGAGCAGGTCGCCGAACTCAAGGCCGAACTGAAGTCCTGA
- a CDS encoding dicarboxylate/amino acid:cation symporter, with protein MPAKQRWFTALLIAATVLGIALGWLCNHALTPQQNIDVAADLSIVTDAFLRLIKMIIAPLVFASLVPAIARMGGVGEIGRIGIKALAWFLGASCLSLTIGLLMGHWLQPGASLHLPLASPGSLADQAGFTFADFMTHLIPRSIVEAMAGNEILQIVVFSIFVGSAAAALKDKVLPFVEAVEQLAAIMFKVTDYVMKAAPLAIFAALAAAVCVHGIGMVGTYARFVGGFYVSLAILWALLIAALVLIVGPRSLRLLGSVRQPVLLAFATSSSEAAYPRLLEKLVAFGIPQRIASFVLPLGYSFNLDGAMMYCSFAILFIAQAYGIDLSLGQQLTLFGLLIVTTKGVAGVPRAAIAVIAITLHYFKLPDSGVALVLAVDHVLDMGRSATNILGNAVTAAVVARWEKQIQALPDIDIAS; from the coding sequence ATGCCGGCCAAACAGCGTTGGTTCACAGCCCTGCTTATCGCAGCCACGGTGCTTGGCATTGCGCTGGGCTGGCTGTGCAACCACGCGCTGACGCCGCAACAGAATATCGACGTCGCCGCCGACCTTTCCATCGTTACCGATGCGTTCCTGCGCCTGATCAAGATGATCATCGCGCCACTGGTGTTCGCATCGCTGGTACCGGCCATTGCACGCATGGGCGGCGTCGGCGAGATCGGCCGCATCGGCATCAAGGCGCTCGCGTGGTTTCTCGGTGCGTCCTGCCTGTCGCTGACCATCGGGCTATTGATGGGCCACTGGCTGCAGCCGGGCGCGTCGCTGCATCTGCCTCTTGCATCGCCAGGCTCGCTGGCTGACCAGGCCGGCTTTACGTTTGCGGATTTCATGACACATCTGATCCCGCGCTCCATTGTCGAGGCGATGGCCGGCAACGAGATTCTGCAGATCGTGGTGTTCTCGATCTTTGTCGGCAGTGCTGCCGCCGCACTCAAAGACAAGGTGCTGCCGTTCGTGGAGGCTGTCGAACAACTGGCCGCCATCATGTTCAAGGTTACCGACTACGTGATGAAAGCCGCACCCCTCGCCATCTTCGCCGCACTGGCAGCCGCCGTCTGCGTTCATGGCATTGGCATGGTAGGAACGTATGCACGCTTTGTCGGCGGGTTTTATGTGTCGCTGGCCATACTGTGGGCGCTATTGATCGCCGCCCTGGTTTTGATCGTCGGGCCGCGCAGCCTGCGCTTGCTTGGCAGCGTTCGCCAACCTGTACTGCTTGCGTTCGCAACCTCGTCGTCGGAAGCGGCTTATCCACGTTTGCTGGAAAAGCTGGTCGCTTTCGGCATCCCTCAGCGTATCGCCAGTTTCGTGTTGCCGCTGGGCTACTCGTTCAACCTGGACGGGGCGATGATGTATTGCAGCTTCGCGATCCTGTTTATCGCGCAGGCGTACGGTATCGACTTGTCGTTGGGGCAACAGCTCACCTTGTTTGGCCTGCTTATCGTGACCACCAAAGGCGTCGCGGGCGTGCCACGTGCCGCCATCGCGGTGATCGCCATCACCCTGCACTACTTCAAACTTCCGGATAGCGGCGTGGCGCTGGTGTTGGCGGTCGATCATGTGCTCGATATGGGACGCTCGGCGACCAACATCCTTGGCAACGCGGTGACCGCCGCCGTGGTCGCGCGCTGGGAAAAGCAGATTCAAGCCTTACCCGATATCGATATCGCGTCCTGA
- a CDS encoding DUF2164 domain-containing protein: MESIQFSSEEKALIVRKIQLYFSEELQQKIGGFDAEFLLDFFGKEIGVYFYNRGLYDAQAALAAKLDDIHDAIHQLEKPTDFSR; this comes from the coding sequence ATGGAAAGCATTCAATTCAGCAGCGAAGAAAAGGCCCTGATTGTCAGGAAAATTCAGCTGTATTTCTCTGAAGAACTTCAGCAGAAAATCGGCGGCTTCGATGCGGAGTTTCTGCTGGATTTCTTCGGCAAGGAGATCGGCGTCTATTTCTACAATCGCGGCCTTTACGACGCACAAGCGGCGCTGGCCGCGAAGCTGGATGACATCCACGATGCCATCCATCAGTTGGAAAAGCCGACGGACTTCAGCAGATAG
- a CDS encoding SDR family oxidoreductase — MNKALIVGSTGIVGSAMAQLLVDKGWQVAGLARRPTARAGVTPISADLLDDNSTRRALAGVAPSHVYITTWSRQASEAENIRVNAAMVRHVLDAVGDAGSVKHVALVTGLKHYLGPFEAYGKGTLPQTPFREEQGRLNIDNFYYAQEDEVFAAAARDGYHWSVHRPHTITGVAVGNAMNMATTLAVYASICRATGRPFQFPGSAVQWNSLTDMTDARLLARHLLWASTTPAAANEAFNIVNGDVFRWSWMWSRIAEWFDIEPAPFDGVVRPLEQQMANDATIWRDMAGQKQLAEPDIHRLVSPWHTDADLGRPIEVVTDMSKSRRLGFLDYQPSDQAFFDVFDRLRQERLIP, encoded by the coding sequence ATGAACAAGGCACTGATTGTTGGATCGACCGGCATCGTCGGCAGCGCCATGGCGCAACTGCTGGTCGACAAGGGCTGGCAGGTTGCTGGCCTCGCGCGCCGTCCCACGGCGCGCGCCGGTGTTACACCGATATCGGCCGATCTGCTCGACGACAATTCGACCCGGCGCGCGCTAGCGGGCGTCGCGCCGTCGCATGTCTACATCACGACATGGTCGCGTCAGGCATCGGAAGCAGAAAACATCCGGGTCAACGCAGCGATGGTGCGTCATGTCCTGGATGCCGTTGGCGACGCCGGCAGCGTCAAACATGTCGCGCTGGTCACGGGGCTTAAACACTATCTGGGACCGTTCGAAGCCTACGGCAAAGGCACGTTGCCGCAAACGCCGTTTCGCGAAGAACAAGGTCGACTGAATATCGACAATTTCTATTACGCCCAGGAAGACGAGGTATTTGCGGCTGCGGCACGCGATGGTTATCACTGGAGCGTACACCGGCCGCACACCATCACCGGCGTCGCCGTCGGCAATGCCATGAACATGGCGACGACACTGGCGGTTTATGCATCCATCTGCCGAGCTACCGGGCGCCCGTTTCAATTCCCCGGTTCGGCCGTGCAATGGAACAGTCTCACCGATATGACCGACGCACGCCTGCTTGCCCGGCACCTGCTATGGGCCTCCACGACGCCGGCCGCGGCTAACGAAGCATTCAATATCGTCAATGGCGATGTCTTCCGCTGGAGTTGGATGTGGAGCCGCATCGCCGAATGGTTCGATATCGAACCGGCGCCATTCGATGGTGTCGTTCGTCCGCTGGAACAGCAGATGGCAAACGATGCAACGATCTGGCGCGATATGGCCGGTCAAAAGCAGCTCGCCGAACCGGATATCCATCGTCTCGTTTCGCCCTGGCATACCGATGCCGACCTGGGCCGCCCGATCGAAGTGGTGACCGATATGTCCAAGAGCCGACGCCTGGGCTTTCTCGATTACCAGCCCAGCGACCAGGCGTTCTTCGATGTGTTCGATCGGCTGCGTCAGGAACGTTTGATTCCCTGA
- a CDS encoding DNA-3-methyladenine glycosylase: protein MKNRALSPFGTVLPRSFFSADASIVAPLLLNKIVATADGRAGRIVEVEAYEGARDEAAHTFRGKTARNAVMFGEPGHLYVYFSYGVHWCGNVVCAPEGVGSAVLLRALEPIAGLEAMRTARGSRIVDRDLCRGPGRLAQALGMTGVDTGMDVVAANSRIQFLDDGTPPPKALRGLPRVGISRSVALPWRWIVPDNRFVSRGPVKSAE from the coding sequence ATGAAGAACCGTGCGCTGTCGCCCTTCGGTACCGTATTGCCGCGGTCTTTTTTCTCGGCGGATGCGTCCATCGTTGCGCCGCTGCTGCTCAACAAGATCGTCGCAACAGCCGATGGTCGGGCCGGACGGATCGTCGAGGTCGAAGCCTATGAAGGCGCGCGTGACGAGGCGGCGCATACGTTTCGCGGCAAGACAGCACGCAATGCGGTGATGTTCGGCGAGCCCGGCCATCTGTACGTCTACTTTTCCTACGGCGTGCATTGGTGCGGCAACGTCGTTTGTGCGCCCGAAGGAGTGGGGTCGGCAGTACTGCTGCGTGCGCTGGAACCTATCGCCGGACTGGAAGCCATGCGCACGGCACGCGGTTCGCGGATTGTCGATCGTGATCTGTGTCGCGGTCCGGGGCGCCTGGCGCAGGCGCTGGGTATGACCGGCGTCGACACGGGCATGGACGTTGTCGCAGCGAATTCGCGAATACAGTTTCTCGACGACGGTACGCCACCGCCCAAGGCATTGCGCGGGTTGCCGCGCGTCGGCATCAGTCGCTCCGTGGCTTTGCCCTGGCGCTGGATCGTGCCGGACAACCGGTTTGTGTCTCGTGGCCCCGTGAAGTCGGCGGAATAA